A stretch of DNA from Pristis pectinata isolate sPriPec2 chromosome 35, sPriPec2.1.pri, whole genome shotgun sequence:
AGACCTGGAAGGGTTCTGTCTCCAGCCATGGGTCCAATAGtacagaaggcagagggatgattgACCTTTGCAAGGAATTCTTTTCAAACCTAATTAATTCGACATGGTTCAGGGTCTAGTACATtgttcagattcaggtttattactTGGACACCAACTTGTAGAAACTATGGAGGGGGACCACTAAGCCGCTGGGGACCAGTAAAAAAGAAGCAGACACAACCAGGACAAAAGGGTTAAATCAGCAATGTTGGCAGTAAGACCATATCGATTGGAATTTAAGTCACTTTGACCGCTGTTAACTGTTATACAGTGAACCTgagggttcaagttcaagttataccttattgtcattcacccatatgctgtaaaacgcacagaggaacaaaatgtcgtttcccacagactcacacaacagaggacatacatagaacagaggacatacagtaaacgcagacagaaaaattgtgcaagcacagatagtgcaaaaaatggtatatacaggatacaaaattagtgcaaggtcagtgcaaaaccgagttggacaaagaaaatccagaactcagtgtgttgcactaagtgtataaacttATTTCAACTTTTTCATTTCAGGTTGGTTTCATCGTGACCTTCACAGTAAGTCTAGACTTGAACATGAACCTGTCAACCAGTACTGATGGCTCCTGTAATGAGACCATGTGCGGAATTAAGTTTGGGGAACATGGCATTGCACTGGCTGTGATGTACagtatcaccttcattgtgaGCTTGACAATGAATTGCATGACCCTATGGCCAATTATCATACAAGTCAAGCAGAAGAACGTTCTTGGAATTTACCTCTTAAGCCTCACCATATCTGATCTCCTCTATGCTTTGACCATCCCTCTCTGGGTCATCTACTACTACAATGGTCACCGATGGAAATTTGGCTGGATAACGTGCTATCTCTCAGGGTTTATCTTCTACTCCAACGTCTACATCAGCATTCTGCTGCTCTGTTGCATCTCTGTGGACCGCTACCTCGCTGTTGTCTACCCAATGAAGTCGCAGAACATTCGCCGGCCCAGCACAGCCATAAAACTCAGTGTCCTCATATTCCTGTCTGTCTTCACTTTCCACCTCTTCATCATCTTCGGGACGATCCATGACAACAGTCCCGACATGGCCAACCTAACGTGTTTCGAACACATCCCTCTTGTCAAGCCGCTGGCAGTCGCGAATTACGTCCGATTTTTCCTTGGGTTTCTGCTCCCGCTCCTGCTGTTGATATTTTGCTACCAACGGATTTTCAAAGGGGTCAGGAAGAGTTCAACGCTTCAAGCAGAGCAGAAGGCTAAAGTGAAGCAGCTTTCTATATCGGTCATCATCATTTTCCTCATGTGCTTTGGCCCCTATCACATCATTCTCTTGTTCAGGACCATTAACTTCTCTTTGATGAACTGTACCTGCCTATTTGAACGTAAGGTTCTTCTCTGCTTCAGTGTTTCCTTGGCCTTTTCCAGCTTCAACAGTGCAGTGGACCCGATCCTTTATGTATTGGTCAGTGATAGCGTCAAAAAGGACCTGAAGAAATCTTTTACCGCCATTGGATATAAAAGCTTCAGGAAGAGAAGTAGTTCCCCCACTATCTTCAGCAGGACTACAGTTTGACCTCCCCACGGGCACAAAGAACTGAAGGGTGAGAGTGTGGCACAGAGGCAAAGCGGGTAGAGCAGCTGCTTCACTACTCCAGAGaccccaagttcaatcctgacccccggcgctgtctgcgtggagtttgcacgttctccctgtgaccgcgtgggtttccccccacccccaccccgggtgctccggtttcctcccacatcccaaagacgtgtgggttggaaggttaaattgctgctgtaaattatcgctag
This window harbors:
- the LOC127586394 gene encoding probable G-protein coupled receptor 132, with protein sequence MNLSTSTDGSCNETMCGIKFGEHGIALAVMYSITFIVSLTMNCMTLWPIIIQVKQKNVLGIYLLSLTISDLLYALTIPLWVIYYYNGHRWKFGWITCYLSGFIFYSNVYISILLLCCISVDRYLAVVYPMKSQNIRRPSTAIKLSVLIFLSVFTFHLFIIFGTIHDNSPDMANLTCFEHIPLVKPLAVANYVRFFLGFLLPLLLLIFCYQRIFKGVRKSSTLQAEQKAKVKQLSISVIIIFLMCFGPYHIILLFRTINFSLMNCTCLFERKVLLCFSVSLAFSSFNSAVDPILYVLVSDSVKKDLKKSFTAIGYKSFRKRSSSPTIFSRTTV